In the genome of Terriglobales bacterium, one region contains:
- a CDS encoding Ig-like domain-containing protein produces the protein MKRIVPLFLCLLLISGLAGCGGGRTQEQPTPQVSVTVSPATATLIAQQSHQFTATVSNATNTAVSWSVSGTGCTGAACGTIDSTGLYKAPDLVPSNLTVTVTATSTADATKSGRASVNHLAVSITLSPTTSLTMISTETKQFTATVLNAPAGNAGVNWQAVGEGTIDDTGLYTAPDLVTADTTVTINVTSKFDNSKLASATISLKAPVITIVPGDLALELGGAHMQYTATVTNVPQNHNGVFWILSGPGTLTQGGLYTTPELVSDATTATIEARSAFDPNKTASAVVTLYPVSIAVSPKQATLYPKQTKQFTATVAHHVNTNVTWTATGASCVGAACGTIDANGLYTAPGAISEELQVTVTATSVADPNRSDTAIVTLEPIEVTVSPSTATVKIGATQQFTVTVQGGDNSKVDWTLSGTGCSGATCGTIDSTGLYTSPAELPSPPTVTVTATSQADPSRSDTAVITLVLDPNIKLKGQYAFVFTGWDPNGKAFGAIGSFISDGDGHITGLVDMNGASTSLRHINQSITGTYQVNAGDNRGQMTVNISTSALTVRFALDSTGSRGHILLFENTGMYGSGIFKRQTTADFSLANLTGDYVLGMTGQSYMGDERNALLGRFHTNGAGAISDTSLDFANTGESSMNFTFQGSLVFNAQTGMAYGRGTMPVTSMAGNASFSFYLVDSTEAYMIRTDPVSEEANILVGGMLKQVGGPYSAAYLNGKSVFYMSGLLNQTVDKAMVTIGQFNLTNGAGTSYYTRNWGGGLFTGSSAIQFDVASNGRATWTWTALGSPYILYLVGPNCGFILQYSDPGSSVNFGFFEPQSAGPFDNASLNGEFFGGAIAPATNAVDYGEGLQIYKGDGTWTGTGDVAGPSGFYPDQSVAGTYIITDSNIGSGAWVGTYPGTYHKTFYIINPHRLVFVPMEASNIQPAAEIFEK, from the coding sequence ATGAAACGTATAGTTCCGCTCTTCCTATGTTTATTGCTTATATCCGGCCTGGCGGGATGTGGGGGTGGCCGCACCCAGGAGCAGCCCACTCCGCAAGTCTCGGTGACTGTCTCGCCGGCAACTGCAACCCTCATCGCGCAGCAATCGCATCAATTCACGGCGACGGTTTCCAACGCCACCAATACCGCCGTCAGCTGGAGCGTGTCCGGAACCGGTTGCACCGGTGCCGCGTGCGGCACCATCGATTCCACTGGACTCTACAAAGCTCCCGACTTGGTCCCTTCCAACCTCACTGTCACTGTCACCGCCACCTCGACCGCTGACGCAACCAAGTCCGGACGCGCATCGGTCAATCATCTTGCCGTCTCGATAACCCTTTCGCCCACCACCAGCCTCACCATGATCAGCACCGAGACGAAGCAATTCACCGCGACGGTGCTCAACGCTCCTGCCGGAAATGCGGGCGTCAACTGGCAAGCCGTCGGCGAAGGCACCATTGATGACACCGGTCTATACACCGCGCCTGACTTGGTCACCGCCGATACCACTGTCACCATCAATGTGACATCCAAGTTCGACAACTCCAAGCTCGCCTCCGCCACCATTTCCCTCAAGGCGCCGGTCATCACCATCGTCCCCGGAGATCTCGCCCTTGAATTGGGCGGCGCGCACATGCAGTACACGGCCACCGTCACCAACGTGCCACAGAACCACAACGGCGTCTTCTGGATCCTCAGCGGCCCCGGCACACTGACCCAGGGCGGACTCTACACCACGCCAGAACTCGTCTCTGACGCCACCACCGCAACCATCGAGGCACGCTCTGCCTTCGATCCGAACAAGACCGCCAGCGCCGTCGTGACTCTCTATCCCGTTTCGATAGCTGTTTCGCCGAAACAGGCCACTCTCTATCCGAAGCAGACGAAACAGTTCACCGCGACCGTAGCTCACCACGTCAACACGAACGTCACGTGGACAGCAACAGGTGCCTCCTGCGTTGGTGCAGCTTGTGGCACCATCGATGCCAACGGCCTGTACACGGCCCCAGGCGCCATCTCGGAAGAATTGCAGGTCACCGTGACCGCCACTTCGGTTGCCGACCCCAATCGGTCCGACACCGCAATCGTCACGCTCGAACCCATCGAGGTCACCGTCTCGCCCAGCACGGCAACCGTAAAGATCGGAGCGACTCAGCAGTTCACCGTCACGGTACAGGGTGGCGACAACTCCAAGGTCGACTGGACTCTCTCCGGCACCGGCTGTTCTGGCGCCACCTGTGGCACCATCGATTCCACGGGCCTTTACACCTCGCCGGCCGAGTTGCCTAGTCCTCCCACGGTCACCGTCACCGCCACATCCCAGGCCGACCCATCCCGGTCCGACACGGCTGTCATAACGCTCGTGCTGGACCCGAACATCAAACTCAAAGGGCAATATGCGTTCGTCTTCACCGGGTGGGACCCCAACGGTAAGGCCTTCGGCGCCATTGGCAGCTTCATTTCCGACGGCGACGGACACATAACCGGCCTGGTTGATATGAACGGCGCCAGCACTTCGCTCCGCCATATAAACCAGTCCATCACCGGCACTTATCAGGTTAATGCCGGTGATAACCGTGGCCAGATGACCGTCAACATCTCAACCTCTGCGCTCACTGTCCGGTTTGCCCTCGACTCCACCGGCAGTCGCGGCCATATCCTGCTGTTTGAGAACACTGGCATGTATGGTTCCGGCATCTTCAAACGGCAGACCACGGCAGACTTCTCGCTTGCCAATTTGACCGGCGACTACGTCCTCGGCATGACCGGGCAGTCGTATATGGGCGACGAGCGCAATGCCCTCCTCGGGCGTTTCCACACCAACGGCGCAGGCGCCATCAGCGATACCTCTCTGGATTTCGCGAACACCGGCGAATCCAGCATGAATTTCACGTTCCAGGGCTCGCTCGTCTTCAACGCGCAAACCGGTATGGCCTATGGACGCGGCACCATGCCAGTCACCAGCATGGCGGGCAACGCCAGCTTCAGCTTCTATCTTGTCGATAGCACCGAGGCTTACATGATCCGCACCGACCCTGTCAGCGAAGAAGCAAACATTCTTGTCGGCGGCATGTTGAAGCAGGTCGGCGGCCCCTACTCGGCTGCTTATCTCAACGGTAAGTCGGTCTTCTACATGTCCGGACTTCTGAACCAGACTGTCGACAAAGCCATGGTCACCATCGGACAGTTCAACCTGACCAACGGCGCCGGTACTTCCTACTACACCCGCAACTGGGGTGGAGGCTTATTCACCGGAAGCAGCGCCATCCAATTCGATGTCGCCTCCAACGGACGCGCCACCTGGACCTGGACCGCTCTCGGCAGCCCGTACATCCTTTATCTTGTCGGCCCGAATTGCGGATTCATCCTCCAGTACAGCGATCCCGGCAGCAGCGTGAACTTCGGCTTCTTTGAGCCGCAGAGCGCAGGCCCGTTCGACAATGCCAGCCTCAACGGCGAGTTCTTCGGAGGCGCCATCGCTCCGGCCACGAATGCCGTTGATTATGGCGAGGGGCTGCAAATCTACAAGGGCGACGGCACCTGGACCGGCACGGGCGACGTTGCCGGCCCCAGCGGCTTCTATCCGGATCAGTCCGTCGCCGGCACGTACATCATTACCGATTCGAATATCGGATCAGGAGCCTGGGTAGGAACATATCCCGGTACCTATCACAAAACGTTCTACATCATTAATCCACACCGACTGGTGTTCGTTCCCATGGAAGCTTCGAACATTCAGCCGGCAGCGGAGATATTTGAAAAGTGA